The DNA window CTCTAGTTGTGTTATAGATTCATAATTTCTGGTAAAAAGAATCACGCCACCTACTAAGGGATGAGCAAGAATGATTCGCTCTTTTGAGGTAATAACTTTTCCCTTTAAATCAATCATCAATGGACCAATCATAGTAATTATTTAATCCTTTTCTGCAATAAATATAGGGGTACCTACCCGAATATAATCGAATAGTTTAAGTAGCGGTTCATTATATATACGAATACAGCCATGGGAGTTTGGAATTCCTATAGGAATTTCTTCAGGAGTACCATGAATATAAATATAACGCTTCATTGTATCTACAGAACCAAAGCGATTTTTGCTTGGCTCTAATCCGCTGAGCCATAAAATACGGGTAAGGATCCAGTCTCGATCTGGATTTGCTCGTCCTAATTCTGGTGTATAAATCTCGCCAGTAGGTCGTCTTCCTGTAAATACGGTATTTATAGGGTATTTTTCTCCAATTTTAGCCCGTATCTGATGCCATCCTCTTGGGGTACATCCACTATTTATTTGTTCACCTACGCCATTTTTAGCTGTAGAAATAGATGTTTCAAAAATAATATTTTTATTCTCTATTAATTTAAGCTTCTGTTTTTCAACAGATATATAAATACAAAGAGAGTGAATCATAGAAAAAAAATAAATAGATACTACACTTATTAATTCAGGATTTATTAAGAGAGTTATGAATTAAAATTCTCTAGCTTAATCACCACAGATTAACAAAATTTTAATGTTTAGCTCTACTCTATGAGTAGAGCTAATCTTACTAGAAGGGTTATCTATTTTTAAAAATTTTTAAATGATAAAATGGTTATTTTTTTCTAATTTTATATCTACCTACTATAGAAATCGCACCAACACTATTTATTAAAAAACAGAAATCTCCAGTTTGGAGCACAAACTCATTGAGTTAAGAGTACTAAGTATACTTTTAACAACACATTGAAATACCGTGAGGAGCACGGTAGTTAGGATTTGTGGACTAGCATACACACCTGAATTTTACCTAACATAGGTAGGGCTTAGGGCTGGGTTGAAGCAAGAAATACGCAGCGAGCAGATGTGCATGGATGCTTGCAGTTATTGTGAAGCGTAAGTCGTCAACTCTGATTTATACAGAAGGGAAGTATGGCTAAGTCAAAAATAGTCTTCTCTAAGCACCTTCGTGGCTGGCGTTTTGTACTTTTTAATTTTGCTCTAAGCCTTGGAAATATATCTGTGGCTTTTATGGGACCAAGCTATCTTGCCATCGAGCCTCATGCTGCTGGTGATTTAGAAGGAACCTTTGTAAGTTTTATGGCTTGGTCTCAGACAAACTTTATGCTTGCAATGTCTCTTGGATTTCCAATTGGTCGTACCCTTGCTGAGCGCTATGGAGCCTACCGGGTTTATATCGTTTCTTTTTTAGTATTTGCAGTTGCCTCTTACTTCTGTGCAATTAGCCCCGGATATCTAGAATTTTTATATAGTCGGATTTTACTTGGCTTTTCTGGTGGGATTACTTTCCTGATAGGCCAAGAGCTTATCTTAAATGAATGCTCTCCTAAAACAAAGATTTTAGGGGTCATTGGTTGGGGTATTTTAGGTCTTATCCCCTTTGGGATTGCCCCACCTGTAGGCGGCTGGCTTGCTGATGAGGTCAATTGGCGCTATATATTTTATATTAATGGGTTTTTAGCTCTTATTCCTGCAGGGCTTGTTGGTGCTTTATTATACGATCGTGGATTTCACCGCATTTATCATCGATTCGATTTTGTAGGCTTTCTTCTATATGCAGCCGTAATGTATGGGGTCCAAAATATTTTAAACTTAGGTAATGATTTTGATTGGTTTGAATCTCCATTTGTCCGCCGCATACTCATTCTTACCCTAATTGCCTTCCCTTTCCTTATTATTTGGATTAAGGATAGGCGCCATCCTATTATTGATTTAAATTTATTTAGATACCGATCTTTTACCATTGGAATGATCAGTATCCTATTAGGGTTTTTTACTGCTCAAGGATTAATTTCCTTAATGACAGTTCAGCTTCAGACCTTGATGGATTACTCATCTACCCTTGCTGGTCTTGAGTTTTTACCTATGGTGATTTTAGCCATCCCAACAGCTATTGGAATGGCACTATTTAGTAAATATGTAGATCCGAGATTACTTGCTTGTTTAAGCTTACTTGGTTTCTCTGCGGTATGTTATTGGATCGGTATGTACGATCGAGCAGATTGGTATGAGCAAATTTTTTGGCCCCTCTTTTTCATGGGGTTTTTCTTAGCTGCTCTTTTAGGACCGCTGACAGTCATTATTCTCCGAGGGCTTTCTAATTTAGAGCTATTAAGGGCTGCAGAAATGCTCAATATGTTTCGAATTGCACTCGGCGGGATGGGGATTACTTCCCAAGGTATTATTCTCTATCGCCGGGAATTTTATCATCAGCTCCATTTAGCTAATCACTTTGGAGGCAGACAATACGCCTCTTATGATGTACTTGAGCAGTTCTCCGATCAACTTGAAAAAATTGGAATGGCTCCAAGGGCAATCGCTGCAAGAGCAGGTAGGTTAATAGTGCAGGAAGCAAATATTTTAGCAATGGCAGATGCTTACTTAATTGGATCCTATGTGCTTATAGGGCTTGCTGCTTTTATTTGGTTAGTACCTTCTAATAAACCATCTGTACCTCTAGTGAATCAAGAAGAGTTAGTAGAAGAAGAAATAGGAGTTGCCGATGAAGCAGAGGTTGTTAATAAAATAACTAATTAAGATTTAACTTCTACTCCTTTCCTCTTAACATATAATATAGGAGTGATATAGCCTGAATTGGCAATAGATACTCCTATATATTATTTTTTTAATATAGCCCTATAAGATACTTGCTTTTATTCAAATGTTTAACTATATTCTTAAATTTTAAAAATATAGTAAATAGCAAATATAAAAAATAATGAGTAACTAATTGATTTAATTAGTTATCACTCTTACATAAAAATATAAAATATGGCTAAATTGACAGCAATTTTTTCTAGAAGACTCCGTGGTTGGCGCTTTGTTTTATTCAACTTTGCCCTCGGTGTTGGAAATATTTCAGCAGCTTTTATGGCACCTACCTATCTTGCAATTGAGCCTCATACTGCTGGAGATCTAGAAGGAACATTCGTTAGTTTTGTTATTTGGTCCCAAACTTATTTCTTCCTTGCGATGACACTTGGTTTTCCAGTGGGTCGTGTCTTAGCAGAGCGATATGGAAATTATCGAGTCTATATCGTCTCTATGTTAATACTTGCGGTTACTTGTTATTTTTGTGCCATTAGCCCAGGCTATCTAGAGTTCATGTATAGCCGAATTTTACTTGGACTTTGTGCAGGTATTAGTTTACTCTTAGGTCAAGAATTAATGCTCAATGAGTATCCTGCTCGATCCAAGATAACCGGTGTAATTATTTGGGGGATACTTAGCGTTGTACTTTTTGGCATGGGTCCTCCTATAGGAGGTTGGCTAGCTGATGAAGTCAATTGGCGTTACTTATTTTATATCAATGGATTTATTGCTCTTATTCCTGCAGGAATAATAGGTGCTTTATTATATGATCGAGGATTTCATCGAGTTTACCGCCCATTTGATTTTGTAGGATTTCTACTCTTCGCCGCTTTAGCCTACGGAATTCAAGCATTAATCAATATGGGAAATGATTTTGACTGGTTTGAATCTCCATTTCTCCGCCGTGTTCTTATTTTAGTCTTAATTATATTCCCTTATTTCATTATTTGGACTAGCGGCCAGCGCCACCCTATTATAGATTTAAGCTTGTTTAAGCGACGTACATTTGTTATAGGATTAATCGGTGTATCTATAGGTTTTTTTGCAGCCCAAGGATTATTTTCCTATCTTACCCTTCGGCTTCAAACGATCATGGGATATACATCTACCCTTGCAGGACAAGAGATTTTCCCCCTTTTACTCCTGACGGTACCAGCAGCAGTAGGCGTAGCATTGTTTAGTAAATATATAGATCCGCGGCTACTTGCATGTTTAAGTTTACTGGGGTTTGCAGCTACATGTTATTGGTTAGGTATGTATGACCAACCCGGGTGGTATGAGCAAACTTTTTGGCCTGTTTTCTTTATGGGAATTTTCTTTTTCTCCTATATGGGTCCGCTAACAGCCATTGCACTTCGAGGATTATCCAATGTTCAACTGATACGAGCGGCAGAAACCATTAACATGTTTCGAATCGCCTTTGGAGGTTTAGGAATTGTTTCTGATGGGATTATAGAGTATCGTCGTACTCCTTATCATCAGCTCCATTTAGCAAATCATTTTGGGGGCAGACAATATGCTTCCTATGATGTATTAGAACAATTTTCTGAGAAACTTGAGAAATTAGGGCTAGATCAAGCATCGATTATTGCAAGAGCTGGCAGGTTAATCCATGAAGAGGCTGGAGTTTTAACGGTAGCAGATGCATTTTTACTTGGATCTTTTACTTTAATCGGATTAGCCACTTTAGTTTGGTTTGTTCCTGCTAATAAACCTCCTGTAATCCCACCCACTCCTATTCAAGAAGAGTTGCTTGAGGAAAAAATAGAAACTGCAGAAGTCACTGATTAATTGATGTTTACTCAAGCCACATTAGAAAATGTACGAAATTATTTCTGCCTGATTATGGGTTGCATATTACTGACTGATGGATGCGGTTGGATTCCAGCAAAAAAATATCAAGTTCAATATATGGAACCATCTGAAATAAGAAATACGATTGCCCGAAATCACCGTAGAGAAGAAGTTTTTCCAAACTGGCCACGGGATCATTGGTGGGAAGAATTTAAAAACTCAGAATTAAATGATCTTATTGATATTGCACTAGCAGATAATCCAGGACTTAGAGCAGTCGCTGAACGATTACAGGTGGCTAATGCGATAGTACGGGTTGAAAGTGCGAGACTACTTCCCTTCTTAGAGGCAGAGGCAGAATTCAAATCAGAACGCCTAGTTGAGGCTACTTCTGCAGTTGGAGTAAACCCCTTGCCGGGGGGAGACATTGAATTTGATCCAGGTATAGGGGGAGATTTTGGATCTGATTTAGGCGGTGGGTTCGACACTGAATTTAATCCACCCGATGGTGAACGAGAAACAATTACTTTAGGTGAAATAAATCCTATAGGATTGCGCTATCAACTAGATTTTTGGGGAGAAAATCGTGCCCGGGTAGAAGAAGCATTAGGCCAAACAATGGCTATGGAAGCAGAACTTGCCCATATGCGATTAACCCTAACAACAGCCATTGCCCGTGCTTATTTTCGGGGGTTAGCTACTTATCGGCAGTTAAATTTGCTCTATGAGATGATAAACCTTCGTCAAAACCTCTTAGATCTGGCTAAAATTAGAGTACAACTAGGAATTGATGATTTTAGATCGGTAGTAGAGGCAGCGGTTAATCTTGAAGAAATTAATAAACGAGAAGCTGAAATTAAAGATTTACTTCAATTTTATCAATATATAATCGCTAAATTAATCGGTCATGGTCCGGATGCAGGAGAGAATCTTTTTATCGATTCAACAGTTACTACTCCTCAAGGTATCTCTGTACCTAATACTATACCTAGTAGTCTTTTAGCCCATCGTCCTGATTTAGCAGCGGCTATGTTCCGTGCTCAAGTAGCAGCAAAAACAGTTCAAATAGCTAAGATACAGTTTTTACCTACCATTGATTTACGTAGTTTCACTGGCATTAATGCAACAACACTTGTTGAAGATACAGGAGCATTGCCACGCACTTTATTTTCAAAACCTAGTTTATCCTACGGAGGGGGTATTGAGCTCAGATTACCTTGGTTTCAAGGAGGTCGACTTCGAGCGGTACTAGAAACGCAGCGTGCTGAATATAACAGTGCAGTAGAAACTTATAATGATACATTGCTTAACGCATTAAAAGAAATTGCAACAAGTTTAAATACTTGGCATCAAACCCGGAAAGCTTTGGAATCTCAGCACCGTCTTCTCGTTTCAGTAAAAGGAGGATGGTATTTAAGTCAAGTTAATCTGCAAACAGGGTTAGATGATCGTCGAGATTCCTTAGAGCACCAATATAATGTATTAGATCAGAAGTTTAATTTAAGGGTTATTGAATCTGATGAACTTACTGCTATGGTTAGCCTCATTGAAGCATTAGGAGGAGGTTATCCCTATTATATTGATACTCAAGGAACCAGTACTGAAATAAAGCAAAAAAATAACATGCAAAGATCAGCACAACTTATCAATTAAAAGCTATGTATACACGCCTTAACGTTAACGTTTACTTTCAATTTCAACAACGATTGAAGTTATCTGCTATTTTAATTATGGTGTGTATCGCTTTAATAAGCGGATGTGCTTGGTTACCTAAAGGTAACCCGCATACTAAATTCTTAGTACCCTCAGAGATAAAAGAAACTATTCTCCATGAGCGTCATGTGGATAAAACCTTTCCTGATTGGCCAAAAGATCATTGGTGGGAAGAATTTAAAAGTCAAGAGCTCAATGAGCTGATTGCAAAAGCACTTGCAGATAACCCAGGACTTAAAGCAGCACACGAACGGCTTCAAGCAGCAGATTCTATCGTCAAAGTCCAAGGAGCGGCACTGTTACCATTTTTAGAAGCAGAAGCAGGATATACAGCAGAGCGACTTTCAGAGCATGGTGTTTTTGCTGCGTTAAATCCAGGCGTTGCGGGAATCACTTTTGATTTAGGTGTGATTAATCCTATTGGGTTTCGTTATGAATTGGATTTTTGGGGCAAAAATCGCTCCTTAATGGAATCGGCACTGGGTCGTTCTCTAGCTGAAATGGCAGAAAAAGCCCAAGTACGTTTGGAATTAACTACCGGTATTGCCCGATCTTGGTTCCATGGACTGGCTACCTATCAGCAGCTCCAACTGGTTTATAAAATGATAGGAATTAGAAAGGAGCTTTTACAGCTTGCTAAAATTAGAGTGCAGTTAGGGGTTGATGATTTTAGATCAGTGATGGAGGCAGCTACTGAGCTAGAAAATGAAAACAAGCGAGAAGCTGGAACCAAAGATTTACTAGAATTCTACCAGTACATGATTGCTAAATTGATAGGAAGTGGCCCTGATGCAGGGGAAAAACTATTTATTAATTCAACAGCTACCATTCCACAAGGTATCCCCTTACCTGATACTATACCCAGTGGGCTTTTAACTCATCGCCCAGATCTATCAGCAGCTATGTTTCGTGCTCAAGCTGCCGCG is part of the Candidatus Nitrosacidococcus sp. I8 genome and encodes:
- a CDS encoding L,D-transpeptidase, producing the protein MIHSLCIYISVEKQKLKLIENKNIIFETSISTAKNGVGEQINSGCTPRGWHQIRAKIGEKYPINTVFTGRRPTGEIYTPELGRANPDRDWILTRILWLSGLEPSKNRFGSVDTMKRYIYIHGTPEEIPIGIPNSHGCIRIYNEPLLKLFDYIRVGTPIFIAEKD
- a CDS encoding MFS transporter, whose amino-acid sequence is MAKSKIVFSKHLRGWRFVLFNFALSLGNISVAFMGPSYLAIEPHAAGDLEGTFVSFMAWSQTNFMLAMSLGFPIGRTLAERYGAYRVYIVSFLVFAVASYFCAISPGYLEFLYSRILLGFSGGITFLIGQELILNECSPKTKILGVIGWGILGLIPFGIAPPVGGWLADEVNWRYIFYINGFLALIPAGLVGALLYDRGFHRIYHRFDFVGFLLYAAVMYGVQNILNLGNDFDWFESPFVRRILILTLIAFPFLIIWIKDRRHPIIDLNLFRYRSFTIGMISILLGFFTAQGLISLMTVQLQTLMDYSSTLAGLEFLPMVILAIPTAIGMALFSKYVDPRLLACLSLLGFSAVCYWIGMYDRADWYEQIFWPLFFMGFFLAALLGPLTVIILRGLSNLELLRAAEMLNMFRIALGGMGITSQGIILYRREFYHQLHLANHFGGRQYASYDVLEQFSDQLEKIGMAPRAIAARAGRLIVQEANILAMADAYLIGSYVLIGLAAFIWLVPSNKPSVPLVNQEELVEEEIGVADEAEVVNKITN
- a CDS encoding MFS transporter, whose protein sequence is MAKLTAIFSRRLRGWRFVLFNFALGVGNISAAFMAPTYLAIEPHTAGDLEGTFVSFVIWSQTYFFLAMTLGFPVGRVLAERYGNYRVYIVSMLILAVTCYFCAISPGYLEFMYSRILLGLCAGISLLLGQELMLNEYPARSKITGVIIWGILSVVLFGMGPPIGGWLADEVNWRYLFYINGFIALIPAGIIGALLYDRGFHRVYRPFDFVGFLLFAALAYGIQALINMGNDFDWFESPFLRRVLILVLIIFPYFIIWTSGQRHPIIDLSLFKRRTFVIGLIGVSIGFFAAQGLFSYLTLRLQTIMGYTSTLAGQEIFPLLLLTVPAAVGVALFSKYIDPRLLACLSLLGFAATCYWLGMYDQPGWYEQTFWPVFFMGIFFFSYMGPLTAIALRGLSNVQLIRAAETINMFRIAFGGLGIVSDGIIEYRRTPYHQLHLANHFGGRQYASYDVLEQFSEKLEKLGLDQASIIARAGRLIHEEAGVLTVADAFLLGSFTLIGLATLVWFVPANKPPVIPPTPIQEELLEEKIETAEVTD
- a CDS encoding TolC family protein; amino-acid sequence: MFTQATLENVRNYFCLIMGCILLTDGCGWIPAKKYQVQYMEPSEIRNTIARNHRREEVFPNWPRDHWWEEFKNSELNDLIDIALADNPGLRAVAERLQVANAIVRVESARLLPFLEAEAEFKSERLVEATSAVGVNPLPGGDIEFDPGIGGDFGSDLGGGFDTEFNPPDGERETITLGEINPIGLRYQLDFWGENRARVEEALGQTMAMEAELAHMRLTLTTAIARAYFRGLATYRQLNLLYEMINLRQNLLDLAKIRVQLGIDDFRSVVEAAVNLEEINKREAEIKDLLQFYQYIIAKLIGHGPDAGENLFIDSTVTTPQGISVPNTIPSSLLAHRPDLAAAMFRAQVAAKTVQIAKIQFLPTIDLRSFTGINATTLVEDTGALPRTLFSKPSLSYGGGIELRLPWFQGGRLRAVLETQRAEYNSAVETYNDTLLNALKEIATSLNTWHQTRKALESQHRLLVSVKGGWYLSQVNLQTGLDDRRDSLEHQYNVLDQKFNLRVIESDELTAMVSLIEALGGGYPYYIDTQGTSTEIKQKNNMQRSAQLIN
- a CDS encoding efflux transporter outer membrane subunit, which encodes MYTRLNVNVYFQFQQRLKLSAILIMVCIALISGCAWLPKGNPHTKFLVPSEIKETILHERHVDKTFPDWPKDHWWEEFKSQELNELIAKALADNPGLKAAHERLQAADSIVKVQGAALLPFLEAEAGYTAERLSEHGVFAALNPGVAGITFDLGVINPIGFRYELDFWGKNRSLMESALGRSLAEMAEKAQVRLELTTGIARSWFHGLATYQQLQLVYKMIGIRKELLQLAKIRVQLGVDDFRSVMEAATELENENKREAGTKDLLEFYQYMIAKLIGSGPDAGEKLFINSTATIPQGIPLPDTIPSGLLTHRPDLSAAMFRAQAAAKMIEVAKTRFLPTIELQSFAGINALTVISAAGGAGAFPGALFNKGSLAYGGGPTFSIPWFEGGRLRAELGAQRSEYDNAVETYNDTLLEALRQIAESLSAWHQTRKILEAHHRLLVSVRGDWHLSQVRLQTGLNDRRDALRQQYAVLNQQYELRGIESDELSAMVEVIESLGGGYPYYIDEKTKDLAYGHPGGKDTRDNSSKEEPEEIKAAQHKIKNPEKTSNKGKNDLQQAQNNKKSAKQKNNKRQTQNVKETTKPKRRIRMKAKKRREEMAGNNANEHSNHIEVTAEN